The following coding sequences lie in one Filimonas effusa genomic window:
- a CDS encoding SusC/RagA family TonB-linked outer membrane protein, which produces MRRSISVYALLRCTLALLLCCALNATGRSQSRAQPIAKRVTLHKADVSLKEILKDIQQQTGVRFFYADRLLPPDKLTIDFTGVPLQEVLNSLLTSRKLRWEYNAERQTVELTAADAALSGEPVPFPMSGDGQTVTGQVQTTGGDPLPGAYILIKGTTRRVAAGNDGSFSLSGVPPDGVLQFSFAGYKPVEMPVNGQSGIIARLSVNVGELDNVVVSINTGYQTVNKERYVGAFAVLDSAQYHRRAGMDILGRLDGTVPGVSFDKKNANASASIQIRGVSTLQRLGTTSAPLIILDNFPYEGDLSSINPNDVESLTVLKDAASASIWGARAGNGVIVITTKKGRYNQPLQITASSNVTLKERPDLFYYPLINSTDIIDLERFLFGRGYYDNIINNTTSRPVVTPVVEILARQRNGLITDPEAAAQIDAFRNFDLRNDLQQYVYHPALSQQHYLSFSGGNAGMNYSVTGGYNNFMSDIKGGKGMSQYTLSSNFVFKPVKRLDIQAGFNFSNTIDRSVSFGLNTLYPYVRLVNDDGSPAAIPISVRKAYTDTAGGGRLLDWQYRPLEEIQLADENRTTRFARINLGLSYRLNSWITADIKYQYIDQVLSSATNNSPASFFARNLVNLYTNLSQTNANLRNPVPIGGILATSTSKSANHNARAQLNVNRRFGGQHQLAALFAGEFSERVSSTISNRFYGYNNDNGSYKANMDYATNFPTYGGLGGSAAIPSGNTLGAKTNNRFISVLSNVSYTYQGKYTLYGSARRDGSNVYGVNTNSRWKPLWSVGASWKLSEERFYKLSWLPMLTLRGSLGYTGNTNNSVSGLPTIRYSGTSTVTGFPQATPGAPNPDLRWEQVRIINYGLEFSALANRLSGSVDVFHKKAVDLISNVPVDPTRGVTSYSLNAASLKGSGFDLLINSTNIKGKIRWETNFGLSYARMVVDKLNNPNYLISNYINYGLYPFPGRVAYGLYSYKWAGLDPETGDPRGLYKGQATKNYVDIISDSVQNQGFSGSSFPLYSGFFRNTISWKGFALSANITYRLAYFFRKPTLNYASLFQSSSGSADYYRRWRQKGDEQNTDVPSLVYPIATYRDEFYAGSEVNVLPGDNIRLQDVRLQYSLDRAIWKQLPFAGMQLFLYANNLNLILWKKNRQDLDPDFSGGNGNPAAAPTPRTWTAGISVNF; this is translated from the coding sequence ATGAGAAGATCCATTAGTGTGTACGCCTTGCTGCGGTGTACACTGGCGCTGCTGTTATGCTGCGCCTTGAATGCTACCGGTCGTTCGCAAAGCCGCGCACAACCCATTGCCAAACGGGTGACTTTGCACAAAGCCGATGTTTCTTTAAAAGAAATTTTAAAGGATATTCAGCAACAAACCGGGGTACGCTTCTTTTATGCCGATCGTTTGCTGCCTCCCGATAAGCTAACGATAGATTTTACCGGGGTACCGTTACAGGAAGTATTGAACAGTTTGCTCACGTCGCGCAAGCTCAGGTGGGAATACAATGCTGAGCGGCAAACGGTGGAGCTCACCGCTGCCGATGCCGCGCTATCCGGTGAGCCAGTTCCTTTCCCCATGTCAGGAGACGGGCAAACGGTAACGGGACAGGTGCAAACAACCGGCGGCGACCCTTTGCCGGGGGCTTATATACTTATAAAAGGAACAACAAGAAGAGTGGCGGCGGGTAATGATGGCAGTTTTTCCCTCTCAGGCGTGCCGCCGGACGGTGTTTTACAGTTTTCGTTCGCAGGGTATAAACCGGTGGAAATGCCGGTAAACGGGCAATCCGGCATTATAGCCAGGCTTAGTGTTAACGTGGGCGAGCTCGATAATGTGGTGGTAAGTATCAATACCGGTTACCAGACCGTGAACAAGGAAAGATACGTGGGCGCATTCGCGGTGCTGGATAGCGCACAATATCATCGCAGGGCAGGAATGGATATCCTGGGCCGTTTAGATGGAACGGTGCCGGGGGTGTCATTTGATAAAAAGAATGCCAATGCAAGTGCCTCTATACAAATAAGAGGGGTGAGTACTTTGCAAAGGCTGGGTACAACAAGCGCTCCTTTAATCATCCTCGATAATTTTCCATACGAAGGTGATCTTAGCAGCATTAACCCGAATGATGTAGAAAGTCTGACCGTGTTGAAAGATGCTGCCTCCGCATCTATCTGGGGGGCAAGAGCGGGTAATGGCGTAATAGTGATCACTACAAAAAAAGGACGATACAATCAGCCGCTGCAAATAACAGCTTCTTCGAATGTAACGCTAAAAGAACGTCCCGACCTGTTCTATTACCCTTTGATCAACAGTACGGATATAATAGATCTTGAGCGCTTTTTATTTGGCCGTGGCTACTATGATAACATTATCAATAATACAACTTCGAGGCCCGTTGTTACACCTGTGGTAGAAATACTGGCCCGCCAGCGGAACGGGCTGATCACAGACCCGGAGGCTGCTGCGCAGATAGATGCCTTTAGGAACTTTGATCTCCGCAACGATCTGCAACAGTATGTTTATCACCCGGCATTATCACAACAGCATTACCTGAGCTTTTCAGGCGGCAATGCCGGTATGAACTATTCGGTTACTGGCGGTTATAATAACTTCATGTCCGACATAAAAGGAGGAAAGGGGATGAGCCAATATACCCTTAGCTCAAACTTTGTGTTTAAGCCGGTAAAGCGGCTTGATATCCAGGCTGGCTTTAATTTCAGTAATACTATCGACAGGTCTGTAAGTTTTGGATTGAACACGCTATATCCTTATGTACGTTTGGTAAATGATGACGGAAGCCCGGCAGCTATACCTATCAGTGTGAGGAAGGCATATACCGATACTGCTGGTGGAGGCCGGTTGCTTGACTGGCAATACAGGCCACTTGAAGAAATTCAGCTTGCCGATGAAAACAGAACTACCCGTTTTGCCCGTATCAACCTCGGATTGTCTTATCGGTTAAATTCATGGATAACGGCGGATATAAAGTATCAGTATATCGATCAGGTGTTATCAAGTGCAACCAATAACAGCCCTGCTTCTTTCTTCGCCCGCAACCTGGTCAATCTTTACACGAATCTTTCGCAAACCAATGCTAACCTGAGAAATCCTGTTCCTATAGGAGGTATTCTTGCCACGTCGACATCAAAATCCGCCAACCATAATGCAAGGGCGCAATTGAATGTGAACAGGAGATTTGGCGGACAGCATCAATTAGCAGCCTTATTTGCCGGAGAGTTTTCGGAAAGAGTCAGCAGTACTATAAGCAACCGCTTTTACGGATATAATAACGATAACGGCTCCTACAAAGCCAATATGGATTATGCTACCAATTTTCCTACCTATGGAGGACTGGGCGGTTCTGCTGCAATTCCTTCCGGTAATACGCTGGGAGCAAAAACCAATAACCGGTTTATTTCGGTGTTATCCAATGTGTCGTATACATACCAGGGCAAATATACCTTGTACGGAAGCGCCCGCCGCGATGGTTCCAATGTATATGGTGTAAATACAAACAGCAGGTGGAAACCTTTATGGTCTGTGGGCGCCAGCTGGAAACTCTCCGAAGAACGTTTTTACAAATTGTCGTGGCTTCCCATGTTAACGCTTCGTGGTTCGCTGGGGTATACAGGTAACACCAACAATTCTGTTTCAGGCCTGCCTACCATTAGATATTCCGGAACTTCAACTGTGACGGGTTTTCCGCAGGCTACACCGGGAGCGCCTAACCCCGATCTTCGTTGGGAGCAAGTGCGCATTATCAACTATGGCCTTGAGTTCTCGGCTTTGGCCAATCGGCTGTCGGGAAGTGTTGATGTGTTCCATAAAAAAGCAGTTGACCTCATCAGCAACGTACCGGTTGATCCTACCAGGGGCGTTACATCCTATTCTTTAAACGCAGCCAGTTTAAAAGGAAGTGGTTTCGACCTGCTCATCAACTCAACAAATATAAAAGGAAAGATAAGGTGGGAAACCAATTTCGGGTTAAGCTATGCACGAATGGTAGTAGACAAGCTCAATAATCCCAATTATTTAATTTCCAATTATATCAATTACGGGCTTTATCCTTTTCCGGGCAGGGTAGCCTATGGTTTATACAGTTACAAGTGGGCGGGGCTCGACCCCGAAACCGGTGATCCCAGGGGACTATATAAAGGGCAGGCTACGAAAAACTATGTAGATATTATCAGTGACTCAGTGCAAAACCAGGGCTTTTCAGGTTCTTCATTTCCGCTCTATTCTGGTTTTTTTCGCAATACTATAAGCTGGAAGGGATTCGCTCTGTCTGCAAATATTACTTACCGTCTGGCTTATTTTTTCCGCAAGCCAACGCTTAATTATGCTTCCCTGTTCCAGTCTTCCAGTGGCAGTGCAGATTATTACCGGAGATGGCGCCAGAAAGGCGATGAACAAAATACCGACGTGCCGTCACTGGTATACCCCATAGCTACTTACCGCGATGAGTTTTATGCCGGATCGGAAGTGAATGTATTACCAGGTGATAATATCCGCCTGCAGGATGTACGGCTTCAATATTCACTGGATAGAGCCATATGGAAGCAACTGCCTTTTGCGGGCATGCAGCTGTTCCTATATGCCAATAACCTGAACCTTATTCTCTGGAAAAAGAACCGGCAAGACCTGGATCCTGATTTTTCCGGTGGCAATGGTAATCCTGCAGCAGCGCCAACGCCGCGTACATGGACTGCCGGTATCTCTGTTAATTTTTAA
- a CDS encoding RNA polymerase sigma factor — protein MPESPLLSGTKKLPVTDETLINRIKAGDFTAFLAIRDRHYKYLVVYAYHFTRCEQESLDIVQECFIDFWERRHSLKGASFNIAAYLTTATRYRSLDHLEKIRTRQKHTVRYYSRQHKIYTPDPAVNSELKQELHEAIHSLPAQQFKVFVDKYIEGKRYKEISECHGITENTVRSYLAEAMKQLRMKLIHLK, from the coding sequence ATGCCGGAATCTCCCTTGCTATCAGGCACCAAAAAACTGCCGGTCACCGACGAAACGCTGATCAACCGCATTAAAGCAGGCGACTTTACTGCCTTCCTGGCTATAAGGGACAGGCATTATAAATACCTGGTAGTATATGCCTATCATTTTACACGCTGTGAACAGGAATCGCTGGATATCGTCCAGGAATGTTTTATCGATTTCTGGGAAAGGCGCCACTCATTGAAAGGCGCCAGCTTTAATATAGCAGCCTATCTTACTACAGCCACACGTTACCGTTCGCTGGATCACCTGGAGAAGATAAGAACGCGGCAAAAACACACGGTGCGTTATTATAGCCGCCAGCATAAAATCTATACGCCCGATCCCGCCGTAAATAGTGAACTGAAACAGGAATTACATGAGGCCATACATTCCCTTCCGGCGCAACAGTTTAAGGTTTTTGTTGACAAATACATAGAAGGCAAGCGCTATAAGGAGATCTCGGAATGTCATGGTATCACTGAAAACACCGTACGCAGTTATCTTGCAGAAGCGATGAAGCAGCTACGGATGAAATTAATTCACCTAAAGTAA
- a CDS encoding FecR family protein gives MQEDKHLELHRLMTDEIFGTPPPEDSQRLNQLLREPWARREWITFRETFKDPSVVENINRLVDSEMQEAAGAGLAKTIRKRKHKRQWRRAAVSSTLVIAAAFGWMYLGRAGHMPAVEHFSSPAFTQNAYAGAPAMVTPALKLQLANGQTIDLAATAKLNAGTATLYNDTAQRMLWFSGNNGRPHQLNTLIVPPGLDYHVRLSDGTEVFLNATSLLSFPFQFGSGRREIFIEGEAFVKVAPATNQPFIVHLPATTVEALGTAFNINTYDSNKITVSLQQGCVRLNTPGQPPVKLEPGMQAVVHNNAATTVRLFGKEELSWTNGAYTMDNTPLGALANVLPRWFGIKVVFDRPSLREERFTGTLLKKEPLASFLSTLERTANVKTYYDEGILHIQ, from the coding sequence ATGCAAGAAGACAAACACCTGGAACTGCATCGCCTGATGACTGATGAGATCTTTGGTACGCCCCCGCCTGAAGACTCGCAGCGGCTGAACCAACTGCTACGGGAGCCCTGGGCGCGCCGTGAATGGATCACCTTCCGTGAAACTTTTAAAGACCCTTCTGTTGTTGAAAATATCAATCGCCTGGTAGACTCCGAAATGCAGGAGGCTGCGGGCGCCGGCCTGGCTAAAACCATCCGTAAAAGGAAACATAAGCGGCAGTGGCGCCGTGCAGCGGTTTCGTCGACACTAGTAATAGCAGCTGCTTTTGGATGGATGTACCTGGGCCGTGCCGGGCATATGCCGGCTGTTGAACATTTTTCGTCGCCGGCCTTTACGCAAAATGCTTATGCCGGCGCACCTGCGATGGTTACACCTGCACTTAAGCTGCAGCTTGCCAACGGACAGACCATTGACTTGGCAGCCACAGCAAAACTTAACGCGGGTACTGCAACGCTTTATAACGATACCGCACAACGTATGCTGTGGTTTTCGGGTAACAACGGGCGGCCACACCAGCTGAACACGCTGATAGTGCCGCCGGGGCTGGATTATCATGTACGGCTTTCGGATGGTACGGAAGTATTTCTGAATGCCACGAGCCTGCTTTCATTTCCATTCCAGTTTGGCAGCGGCAGGCGGGAGATCTTTATAGAGGGGGAAGCATTTGTGAAGGTGGCGCCTGCTACCAACCAGCCGTTCATTGTACATCTGCCGGCCACCACAGTAGAGGCGCTGGGCACTGCGTTTAATATTAATACATATGATAGTAACAAGATCACGGTATCGTTACAGCAGGGATGCGTACGGCTGAATACACCGGGGCAGCCGCCGGTAAAACTGGAACCGGGCATGCAGGCTGTTGTGCATAACAATGCAGCTACTACCGTCAGGTTATTTGGCAAGGAAGAATTAAGCTGGACTAATGGCGCCTATACTATGGACAACACCCCCCTTGGCGCGCTGGCCAACGTGCTTCCACGCTGGTTTGGCATTAAGGTAGTATTTGACAGGCCTTCGCTGCGCGAGGAAAGGTTTACCGGCACCCTTCTGAAAAAGGAACCACTGGCAAGTTTTCTTTCGACACTGGAGCGCACTGCCAATGTGAAAACCTATTACGACGAAGGGATCCTGCATATACAGTAA
- a CDS encoding MauE/DoxX family redox-associated membrane protein, with amino-acid sequence MRTSSLCAFALEALVLFFLSFYAYTAFSKFWDYRLFLVLARFQPGVGAIPMFLKIVFPLAEISLAILLLFSHLRKPVFYIIIISLSIILCYRLFLLVKGVHLPCVCGPLFRGLSEFQHLLFNAVLLVLALGAILLIRSSVTKSPRI; translated from the coding sequence ATGAGAACCTCATCCCTGTGTGCCTTTGCCCTCGAGGCGCTGGTATTGTTTTTTCTTAGCTTTTATGCGTATACCGCATTCAGTAAATTCTGGGACTACCGTTTGTTCCTGGTATTAGCCCGTTTTCAGCCCGGCGTGGGCGCCATTCCCATGTTCCTTAAAATTGTTTTTCCGCTGGCAGAGATAAGTCTTGCTATATTATTACTCTTCAGCCATTTGCGGAAACCTGTTTTTTATATCATCATTATCTCTTTATCCATTATCCTCTGCTATCGTTTATTTCTACTGGTTAAAGGCGTACACTTGCCATGTGTTTGCGGCCCGTTGTTCAGGGGCCTGAGTGAATTTCAGCATTTGTTGTTCAACGCCGTATTGTTGGTTCTGGCTCTTGGAGCAATATTGCTCATCCGTTCCTCCGTCACCAAATCACCCAGAATATGA